DNA sequence from the Paenibacillus azoreducens genome:
TAACGCTATGTAGCTCAGGCGGAGGTTCATTTGGCCGTATTTCATGCAAATAACGATCTGTAGTTTCGTTAAATTTAAATCGGCATCGTTTTTGTGGATGTAACGCTCCCCAGTTTCGTTAGCGCATTCAGATAAGCTTAGAAGCGCGGGCAGGATTTAGAGAAACAGGGATCATCCCCAACTTTCCGGAATTTCATAAAGATTTGGAATGCAAGAAACCCTGTTCCTATAAAAAGGACAGGGTTTCTAAACTTCCGGGGTCCCCGCAAAGTAATCGGAATAGCTTCAAAGGCTACACGTCACTCATTACTTTTGCTTCGCAAAAGCGCCCCTCTGTGAGAGGCGTCGGACTTCTTTCCGATACTCTTTGCGGGGTTATTTTGATAATCTGAATCCGGTATTCCCGGACCCTCATTACTCTGGATTATAAGTTCATTTAGAAGGCTGTTTATGCAAACGGGCCTAGCCCACCAAGTCCGAAGCGAGCTATAGCCGGCTATTTCTGTTTGGAGGAGCTTCTCCATTCCTGCATAGCCGCATCCAAACGGTTCATGGCCTCAACGACCATATCCTTTGGACAAGCGATATTCATGCGCATGAAACCTTCGCCGCCGACGCCAAAGGCCGTCCCTTTATTTAGGGCCAATTTGGCTTTGGTCAGCAAAAAGTCCGACAATTCATTCTTCGTCATGCCAAGTTCACGGAAATCGAGCCACAGAAGATAGGTTGCTTCTGGCCGATAAGCTTTAATTTCCGGCATATGTTTAGTAATGTAGTCCAGCGCATAATCGATATTCCCCTGAAGGTAATTCAGCAGTTCATCGAGCCATTCGCCTCCGCCGGTGTAGGCCGCCTGCGTTGCCGCGCTCCCAAGCGCGCTGATTGTACCCACATGATAAATCTCCAGCGTTTTTTGGTAAGCACTGCGGATGTCCGGATCCGGAATGATGATGTTGGATGTGTTAAGTCCGGCAATGTTAAAGGTTTTGCTCGGCGCGGTGCAGATGATCGAACGGCTTGCGGCATCGCCGGATAATTTGGCAAGAGGCGTATGGGTGTTTTTGGCATACACCAGATCGGCATGAATTTCATCAGATACGATCAGGACGTCATGGCGCGCACAGAGCTGAATCAAAGCTTCGAGTTCCTCATGCTCCCATACCCGTCCGACCGGATTATGCGGGCTGCACAAGATCAGCATCTTGATGGGTCCGTTATTCAAAATCTGCTCCAAACCTTCAAGGTCCAGAGAATAGCGTCCGTTTTCGTATTTTAGCGGATTCAGTACAAGCTCGCGTCCCTGGTCTTCTACGACGCTGTGAAACGGCGGATAAACCGGCGGCTGGATTACGACTTTGTCGCCGGCGCGGGTGAAAGCCTGAACGGCAAAGGTGAGTGCGGGAACGACGCCTGGGCAAAATACGATCCAGTCAGGTTCGATCTCCCAACCGTGCCGCTGCTTCATCCAGTCGACGATGGATTGTTTGTATTCATCGGTCTGCATGGTGTATCCGAACACCCCATGCTCGACACGCTGCCGCAGCGCTTCGATAACGGATGGCGGGGATTCGAAATCCATGTCGGCCACCCACATGGGTAAAGCGTCTGACGTACCGAAAATATGTTTCATGTTGTCCCACTTGTCGCAGCCGGTCTGTTGACGCGAAACGGGTTTATCAAAATTCAATGTATTGCCCTCCCTCAAAATCAGCAGAAATAGATGTCTTTGTAACTATATTATATATATTATATCAGAGAGGAAGATGGAGGAAGGGGAAGCTGCCATCTAGCCTTTTGCAGCCGGGCGCACCGGAAATATTCCTTCGATTTTATTGAGCGGGAACAGAATCCGGGAGGGGAACTTCCCTTTGGCCTGAACTTCGACGAAGTCGGTTCCGATCTGCACCAAACGGATATCGGCAAAGGCATTGCCGGTTCGAAACGTCGTGCGCAGGCCGACTCGAACGGTACTGGCAGGTGCTTTAATACCGAACACACGAATGGATTGAAGGCTTAGAGGTACAAATAATTCATTTTGCACCTGAATAAAATTTCTTTTGAATACCCGCTGAATCTTGCCCGGTTCAAGACCGAGGCCTTCGCCGTTGATTTCAGCCAACCGGCCTGTCAACTGAGCCAGCCGCTGCTGCAGCGATATATTTCTGCTAAGCTTAAGTATAGACAAGGAGCATCCCTCCGTTACATTGGTTTGCTCTATTGTATGAGGCGACATTTGGGCCGGTGAGAAGCCTTAGGAGGGTTCTTGCCGATTGGATTTAGAGGGTAAATCCCCAAATTCCGGCAAAGATATAATTATGAGGCGCATATCCGCGGATGAACAGGTTTTTGGAACATCTGCAAGAAAAGGAGAACTAATGAAGAAGGATTCAGCAAACTCGAGAGCGTGGGCCTTTGAAGGCCCGAGTATCCAAATCGATCCGTTATTTCCTTATTATCAAAACCGTACCGAAGACAGCGTGGCCGAGGAAATACAGCTTTCCGGCTACCGTACCGTCCATTACTTTGTCGTAAACGAAACCCGGATCAACGAGAAATTAATCCGCTGTTTCCATGACAGGGACATTGCGGTTTGGGCGCTTGTCATTGGAAACGGAACCTTTGAAACCTCGCATCTGCCGTCGGAATGGCCCGCTTGGAAAATGGGGCTGCTGAAGGAACTTAGCGATGGGTTCGAACGGTTTTCCCCCTTTTCGGAAGCATATGTGCAGTGGAAAAAGGAAGCCGTATCCCGAATGCTGCAGCAGTATCCATTTGACGGAATCGAGATCGCCGAGCCGTATTTTCCGGAATGGGACGGAATCCGGCGCGGGGTGTACGGGGATATCGGACCGGCGGCGAAGCAGGCTTTCCATGAAAAATACGGGCTATCCATTCCCGAATTTGCGAACAGGTTCGCGGCAAATTATTATAAGAAAATTCCGGATGTTTACGCCAAATGGATCGAGTTTCGCGTCGACGCCGTTAATGCACTTATCGATGAAATTATCAATGGCAGCGGCGGAGCGCGCGCGGTTCGCGCGGACATTTTGGCCGCGACCTGGTCTTTGGCTGTAGATGGTGGCGCCGTATCCACCCTGAGGCTCAAGGAATGGCAGGGGCTGGATGCGATCTCCATGATCGAAAAGGTGAAGCCGGACCTGCATGTGCTTCAGACCCATTGGCCGGATTGGATGAAACGCAATCTTAAAGCGGAGTACGCCGGGACGTACGAAAGTTTCGCGGCGCCAATCCGTGCGGCTTTCCCGGGGCTCCCGCTTGGAATACAAGCCGATGTTGGATCAAAGGCCAATATGATGAAGGGCCGCAGCTGGCTGAATCAGTTCCAGAATACGGTGTATGATTTGGGTTATCATACCTGGACTGCATATGAATATCATCTGGGCGGGTATATGTATGAAGAGCCGCCGGTACCGCTAACCGCCGTCATCCAGGAAGAAGCGGAGGTTGTCGTTTCCTTTAGCAAACGGCTGGACCCCGGCTCGACCGGCGTTATTGTGGCGAAAGCGGATGGAGAGGGAATCCCGGCGCTGGAAAGCAAGGTGGATGGCAATCGGCTGTGGCTCCGATTTCGCCAGCTGCCGGACAGCCGCCCGTTTTATATCGAGTTTCGCGACGCGAAGGATACGCCGACTTTGTGGTATGTCAAAGGGAGAAAGGCGAATGACGTGCCGCGGGGAACTCGTTTTCCCGTCTTTTGAACATCCCGGCATTGCCGGTCATGAAGATATTCCTTCATTTAATGGAACTTTCTCGGCCACATGACGGAAAGTCCTCGGCCAGCGTGATGGAATGTTCCCGGCCAGCATGATGGAAAGTCCTCGGCTTGCATGACGGAAAGTTTCCGATCAGCATGACGGATCATCCTCGGCTAGCGAACTGGGAACTATAGCGTTGAGAAGTTTCAGGATTTTCGAATCCGCATATAAGAAAAAAGCATAACGGACACCATGGCCGCTAATTCGCAAAAAATAGCGATTTTCAAATTTTAACGGACACCTCAGCGCTTAATAGCTGCAAATCATCACAAAAAGGGCATATTTCACTAAATAGCGGCAGCTGTGTCCGTTAGAAATCAAAATGGATGAATTTACCCTTTTTAGCGTCCGTAGTGTCCGTTAGAGATGGAGCGAGCTCCAGCTTGACATCGTGCTGTTGCGCAGTATATCCGTATGCACGGCAACGGCATCGTGCTGTTGCGCAGTATATCCGTATGCACGGCATCGGCATCATGCTATGCGCAGTATATCCGTATGCATGTCATCGGCATCATGCTGTCGCGCAGTATATCCGTATGCACGGCATCGACATCATGCTGTCGCGCAGTATATCCGTGCACGGCATCGGCATCATGCTATGCGCAGTATATCCGTATGCATGTCATCGACATCGTGCTGTTGCGCAGTATATCCGTATGCACGGCATCGGCATCATGCTGTTGCGCAGTATATCCGCCACGCATGGCATCGAGCTATCTCGCAGTATATCCGCCATCCACCATCAGACTTGTCCCGGTGATAAACGATGCATCGTCGCTGGCAAGGAATAAAACGGCTTTGG
Encoded proteins:
- a CDS encoding N-acyl-D-glucosamine 2-epimerase encodes the protein MKKDSANSRAWAFEGPSIQIDPLFPYYQNRTEDSVAEEIQLSGYRTVHYFVVNETRINEKLIRCFHDRDIAVWALVIGNGTFETSHLPSEWPAWKMGLLKELSDGFERFSPFSEAYVQWKKEAVSRMLQQYPFDGIEIAEPYFPEWDGIRRGVYGDIGPAAKQAFHEKYGLSIPEFANRFAANYYKKIPDVYAKWIEFRVDAVNALIDEIINGSGGARAVRADILAATWSLAVDGGAVSTLRLKEWQGLDAISMIEKVKPDLHVLQTHWPDWMKRNLKAEYAGTYESFAAPIRAAFPGLPLGIQADVGSKANMMKGRSWLNQFQNTVYDLGYHTWTAYEYHLGGYMYEEPPVPLTAVIQEEAEVVVSFSKRLDPGSTGVIVAKADGEGIPALESKVDGNRLWLRFRQLPDSRPFYIEFRDAKDTPTLWYVKGRKANDVPRGTRFPVF
- a CDS encoding MalY/PatB family protein, which produces MNFDKPVSRQQTGCDKWDNMKHIFGTSDALPMWVADMDFESPPSVIEALRQRVEHGVFGYTMQTDEYKQSIVDWMKQRHGWEIEPDWIVFCPGVVPALTFAVQAFTRAGDKVVIQPPVYPPFHSVVEDQGRELVLNPLKYENGRYSLDLEGLEQILNNGPIKMLILCSPHNPVGRVWEHEELEALIQLCARHDVLIVSDEIHADLVYAKNTHTPLAKLSGDAASRSIICTAPSKTFNIAGLNTSNIIIPDPDIRSAYQKTLEIYHVGTISALGSAATQAAYTGGGEWLDELLNYLQGNIDYALDYITKHMPEIKAYRPEATYLLWLDFRELGMTKNELSDFLLTKAKLALNKGTAFGVGGEGFMRMNIACPKDMVVEAMNRLDAAMQEWRSSSKQK